A section of the Nitrospirota bacterium genome encodes:
- a CDS encoding diaminopimelate epimerase, producing the protein MKVKFTKMHGLGNDFVLFDLINNKELMSITALQWSDLSRKLCDRRFGIGADQMLLLSEADNTDFSMRIFNCDGSEIEMCGNGIRCFAKYVWDSGLSEKETLSIETLAGIIKPKKAGIMVSVDMGMPEFEGRKIPVDMDGKVIDHSLDVEGSVFTINCVSMGNQHAVIFVDNTESYPVERDGRLLETNKFFPKRTNVEFIQVLRRDEIKMRVWERGAGETLACGTGACASVAASAYKGLTDKKVLVHLRGGELDITWDEVSGHIFMTGPAVTVFTGEINIEI; encoded by the coding sequence ATGAAAGTTAAATTTACTAAAATGCACGGACTCGGAAATGATTTCGTGCTATTTGATTTGATAAATAACAAAGAGCTTATGTCCATAACAGCCCTGCAATGGAGCGACTTATCGAGGAAACTCTGCGACAGGCGGTTTGGCATAGGAGCTGATCAGATGCTGTTACTCTCTGAAGCTGACAACACTGACTTTTCTATGCGGATTTTTAATTGCGACGGATCAGAGATTGAAATGTGCGGAAACGGCATCAGATGTTTTGCTAAGTATGTATGGGATTCCGGCCTGTCAGAGAAAGAAACACTAAGCATTGAAACTCTTGCTGGAATTATTAAACCTAAAAAAGCTGGGATCATGGTCAGTGTTGATATGGGAATGCCAGAATTTGAAGGCAGGAAAATTCCTGTTGATATGGATGGTAAAGTTATTGACCACTCGCTTGATGTTGAAGGCTCTGTGTTTACAATAAACTGTGTATCTATGGGTAATCAGCACGCAGTTATTTTTGTTGATAATACAGAGTCTTATCCGGTTGAGAGAGACGGAAGGTTATTAGAGACTAACAAGTTTTTCCCTAAAAGAACCAATGTTGAATTTATACAGGTTCTACGCAGGGATGAAATAAAAATGCGGGTGTGGGAACGTGGAGCCGGTGAGACGCTTGCCTGTGGCACTGGGGCATGTGCTTCAGTTGCGGCTTCTGCGTATAAAGGATTAACTGACAAGAAAGTGCTTGTACATCTCAGAGGTGGTGAGTTGGACATAACGTGGGATGAAGTTAGCGGTCATATCTTTATGACAGGCCCCGCAGTTACCGTATTTACCGGTGAAATTAATATTGAAATATAA
- the lysA gene encoding diaminopimelate decarboxylase — protein sequence MHYFDYKNNRLHAEDVALETLAETYGTPLYVYSHKTLLRHFKAYDTSFKDFPHIICFAIKANSNAAILKLFANEGGGADVVSGGELYRAKAAGVSSEKIVYAGVGKKEDEIAYALNENILMFNVESEQELATIDRVASNLGKRARVALRINPDINPQTHPYISTGLKKNKFGIPYEGALEFYKQASKLKNIEVVGIHEHIGSQIINITPFLDALNRIVALIDQLKAVGIGIKYLDIGGGLGIQYLDEVPPHPEELAKKLIPIVSGRDITIIMEPGRTLVGNAGILLAKVLYIKKGSDRDFIIVDSGMNDLMRPAMYGAYHQIMPVKKTKRNKVFADIVGPICESSDFVGKDREIQSFEPGELAAVMSAGAYGSSMSSNYNSRPRAAEVLVSGSEHYLIRQRENYEDLVRNEKIPDFLK from the coding sequence TTGCACTACTTTGACTACAAAAATAACCGGTTGCATGCTGAGGACGTGGCGCTGGAGACGTTGGCTGAGACTTACGGCACTCCCCTCTACGTCTATAGCCACAAAACACTATTAAGACATTTTAAGGCATATGATACGTCTTTTAAGGATTTTCCTCATATAATCTGTTTTGCAATTAAGGCTAACTCTAATGCTGCAATTCTTAAGTTATTTGCCAACGAAGGGGGCGGGGCGGATGTTGTCTCAGGGGGAGAGCTCTACAGGGCAAAAGCCGCAGGAGTTTCCTCAGAGAAAATCGTCTATGCCGGAGTGGGTAAGAAAGAGGACGAAATCGCTTACGCACTAAACGAAAATATTCTGATGTTTAATGTGGAATCGGAGCAGGAGCTTGCCACTATTGACAGGGTTGCCTCAAATCTGGGAAAACGCGCTCGGGTAGCACTCAGAATTAATCCTGATATTAACCCCCAGACGCACCCATATATTTCAACCGGATTAAAGAAAAATAAATTTGGTATTCCATATGAAGGGGCACTTGAGTTTTACAAACAAGCGTCAAAACTTAAAAACATAGAGGTAGTGGGAATTCACGAACATATCGGTTCACAGATTATCAACATAACTCCGTTTCTTGATGCTCTTAACCGTATTGTAGCTCTTATAGATCAACTTAAAGCTGTGGGAATTGGCATTAAGTACCTCGATATTGGTGGCGGGCTCGGCATTCAGTATCTGGATGAGGTGCCGCCACATCCTGAGGAGCTTGCCAAAAAACTTATACCGATAGTGTCAGGGCGTGATATTACAATCATTATGGAACCGGGACGTACGCTGGTAGGAAACGCAGGGATTTTGCTGGCAAAAGTATTATACATAAAAAAAGGCTCGGACAGAGATTTTATAATCGTGGACTCCGGTATGAATGACCTCATGCGGCCTGCCATGTACGGCGCTTATCACCAGATTATGCCGGTTAAAAAAACAAAGAGAAACAAAGTGTTTGCCGATATTGTTGGCCCCATATGCGAATCCAGTGATTTTGTCGGTAAAGACAGAGAAATCCAAAGTTTTGAGCCCGGTGAGCTTGCCGCCGTTATGAGTGCCGGAGCCTATGGCTCCTCTATGAGCTCTAACTATAACAGCAGACCGCGCGCTGCCGAGGTGCTTGTAAGCGGCTCTGAACACTACCTTATTCGCCAAAGAGAAAACTACGAAGACCTTGTCCGTAACGAGAAAATCCCGGACTTTTTGAAATAA
- a CDS encoding 4-hydroxy-tetrahydrodipicolinate synthase, producing the protein MFTGSIVAIVTPFKNGKFDEKAYGDLIQWHIKEGTSAIVPCGTTGESATLEYDEHYRVIQVAIEAANKKVPIIAGTGANATEETIKMTKEAQKLGANASLLVCPYYNKPTQEGLYRHYKAVAEAVDIPIVLYNVPGRTALNMLPQTVARLAEIKNIVAIKEATGDMKQVSEVIRLCGDKIAVISGDDFTTFPLMMLGGKGVISVTANVMPKAVADMCALTASGKIDEARAIHYKLDILNAAMFIETNPIPVKTALALMGKIQEEFRLPLCEMSKPNRDKLKEILSSYKLI; encoded by the coding sequence ATGTTTACAGGCTCAATCGTAGCTATAGTAACGCCTTTTAAAAACGGCAAATTTGATGAAAAAGCTTATGGCGATTTAATCCAGTGGCATATAAAAGAAGGTACATCTGCTATTGTTCCATGTGGGACAACCGGAGAGTCCGCCACCCTTGAATATGACGAGCACTACAGGGTCATACAGGTGGCAATTGAGGCGGCTAATAAAAAAGTCCCCATAATTGCCGGCACAGGTGCTAACGCCACAGAAGAGACAATTAAGATGACAAAAGAAGCTCAAAAGCTCGGCGCAAACGCCTCTCTACTTGTTTGCCCATACTACAATAAGCCCACTCAGGAGGGGTTATACCGCCACTACAAGGCAGTGGCTGAGGCCGTTGATATTCCCATAGTGTTATATAACGTTCCAGGCAGAACCGCACTAAACATGCTGCCTCAGACTGTGGCACGGCTTGCTGAAATCAAAAACATCGTTGCTATTAAAGAAGCAACAGGCGACATGAAACAGGTGAGCGAGGTGATACGCCTGTGTGGAGATAAGATAGCCGTAATATCCGGTGATGACTTTACTACTTTTCCACTAATGATGCTTGGCGGTAAGGGAGTCATATCAGTTACAGCTAATGTTATGCCAAAAGCTGTGGCAGATATGTGTGCGTTAACGGCAAGTGGCAAAATTGATGAGGCACGTGCCATTCACTACAAACTCGATATTCTTAATGCCGCCATGTTTATTGAAACAAATCCCATACCGGTTAAAACAGCTCTTGCTCTGATGGGCAAAATTCAGGAGGAGTTCAGGCTTCCGCTCTGTGAGATGTCTAAACCAAACAGGGATAAACTGAAAGAGATTCTATCCTCTTACAAATTAATTTAA